The following proteins are encoded in a genomic region of Ornithodoros turicata isolate Travis chromosome 6, ASM3712646v1, whole genome shotgun sequence:
- the LOC135396402 gene encoding glutamate receptor-interacting protein 2-like isoform X1: MCCEADDAPKCCCSCRCAREARARKTRFWGWLKKRLASTHRSSGISGDEGAYGHHHGRPQDVPLTLQKRLSFISEDKRGTSTVELVKKEGSTLGLILSGGIDKGAHPKIASLRPGSIVHRCDALAVGDRIVAVNGIRTSKLKHDEIVNLLKNAGQRVVLDIEYEIPVTAAESSICVCPKVIQVKLEKENGSFGFLIRGGACTEKLKSHPLTITHVRPGGPADRDGTIKSGDRLLAVDNINLHNASLNEAMLVLKQVERTALLTIEYDVSVMDAVRNASGPLLVEIDKTPGAQLGTTLTQLQQGDGTIVFDSIKQASIAERCGALHVGDQLLAIDGTRVDNMTPAEAMQLLKMSTGNMIRLEVLPISQIAMRKYHDARAAKSRASHRAQCYTNSEYNTLSSLGGRSSGYPPLPPQQTPSTPSSRRSRRSKNHHPDYLPSSSNTSVSSSYGIPPCSAASQLSHVEATQVIIYADHKGFGFALQGSTFTTELVSSPPVVNSIDARGPAEQTGVVQVGDRVLAVNCHSTEGMAVEEVTRLIQQSRPRVVLDIEFDVAESVIPSSGTFTVKLAKKGPGLGITITSPKNRRPGEPLLISDIKRGSVAHRTGTLQPGDRLLAIDSVRMDNCTIEDAAEILQGCEEVVKLRIRKDEAFCEEPDATGTVVFTVELARHGGPLGITISGTEEPFDPIVISGLTDGGLAERTGALHVGDRILAINGQSLRGKPLSEAILLLQNSGDVVTLKISKTTIDHGLDPSKIERPKEPEPTNFLSMYGTPIPSVDSAVESWDSYGGLEGMSGNGSAQNKLPAVANQAANDDTEPSTSSHVSTTQAVPNLPEDLARWEKDVWAHRSQTESSSTPVPPPSESDQDWSKVLEDLETCGQSKLLRQIERSIMGSQQSVNPIPHASNQAEDNKELQYAPFGFQTQPDQGNASTDCEYQPFTLSPYDSQVEDCAMASYRRQLPLPIEVHRVTLFKDTVYEDFGFSVSDGLYERGVFVNRIRPGGPADLGGMLKPYDRILQVNDTKTHDFDCCLTVPLIASSGDSIELIVSRPAYTNMFRIHETFDRSTPSHDTGLHPWIDDNDREDCSSPQGTHRNSQVLTKTL, encoded by the exons gAGATGAGGGAGCATACGGGCATCACCATGGCCGTCCCCAAGATGTACCGCTCACTCTGCAGAAGCGACTTAGCTTCATAAGTG AAGACAAAAGGGGAACTTCCACAGTTGAGTTGGTCAAGAAGGAGGGCTCGACACTTGGTCTTATTTTATCAG GTGGTATTGACAAAGGTGCTCACCCAAAGATTGCGAGTTTGCGACCAGGAAGCATAGTCCATAG ATGCGATGCCCTGGCCGTGGGAGACCGCATCGTTGCTGTCAACGGAATACGCACCAGTAAGCTGAAGCATGATGAGATCGTCAACCTGCTGAAGAACGCTGGTCAAAGAGTGGTCTTGGACATAGAATACGAGATACCCGTCACTG CTGCAGAGTCGTCCATATGTGTCTGTCCAAAAGTAATCCAAGTGAAGTTAGAGAAAGAAAATGGAAGTTTTGGGTTTTTAATTCGTGGTGGTGCCTGCACAGAGAAGCTCAAGAGTCACCCCTTGACAATAACCCACGTTAGACCAGGAGGTCCTGCCGACAG GGATGGCACAATCAAGTCGGGGGACCGACTGTTAGCTGTCGACAACATCAATCTTCATAATGCATCGCTCAATGAAGCCATGCTTGTACTGAAACAGGTTGAAAGGACTGCACTACTCACCATTGAATATGATGTTTCTGTTATGG ATGCTGTCAGGAATGCTTCAGGCCCACTGCTCGTAGAGATTGACAAAACTCCCGGTGCGCAGCTGGGAACAACGTTGACGCAGCTGCAACAGGGGGATGGCACCATAGTTTTTGACAGCATCAAGCAGGCCAGTATAGCGGAGAG GTGTGGCGCACTTCACGTTGGTGACCAACTGCTGGCCATCGATGGCACAAGAGTGGACAACATGACACCTGCAGAGGCCATGCAATTGCTCAAGATGTCGACAGGCAACATGATCAGATTGGAGGTCCTACCAATCAGTCAGATTGCAATGCGGAAGTACCATGATGCTCGTGCAGCAAAAA GTCGAGCGTCGCATCGGGCTCAGTGCTATACTAATTCAGAATACAACACCCTGTCATCATTGGGTGGACGCTCTTCCGGTTACCCTCCACTTCCTCCTCAGCAGACTCCATCAACACCTTCGTCTCGCAGGAGCAGACGGTCCAAGAACCATCATCCTGACTATTTGCCAAGCTCTTCGAATA CATCGGTATCCTCTTCCTACGGCATCCCACCATGCAGTGCTGCTAGCCAGCTCAGCCATGTTGAAGCAACCCAAGTAATCATCTATGCTGATCATAAGGGTTTCGGCTTTGCCCTCCAAGGATCGACTTTCACAACGGAGCTTGTTTCATCGCCTCCAGTTGTCAACAGCATAGATGCCAGGGGCCCTGCTGAGCA GACAGGAGTTGTTCAAGTGGGAGACCGTGTGCTGGCCGTCAACTGCCACAGCACAGAAGGAATGGCCGTTGAAGAAGTCACCAGACTCATCCAGCAATCTAGGCCACGCGTAGTTCTCGACATCGAGTTTGATGTTGCAGAGTCTGTGATACCAAGCAGTGGCACATTCACTGTCAAACTGGCAAAGAAGGGGCCTGGACTCGGAATTACAATCACGT CACCTAAAAATCGCCGCCCAGGAGAACCTCTCTTGATATCAGACATCAAACGGGGAAGTGTCGCACACAGGACCGGCACTCTGCAACCAGGAGATCGTCTGCTGGCCATTGATTCAGTCAGAATGGATAATTGCACTATTGAAGACGCTGCAGAAATCCTGCAAGGATGTGAGGAGGTGGTCAAGCTCAGGATACGGAAGGACGAAGCTTTTTGTG AAGAGCCAGATGCAACAGGAACTGTCGTGTTTACTGTTGAACTGGCGAGGCACGGAGGTCCGCTTGGAATCACAATTTCTGGCACAGAAGAACCATTTGATCCCATCGTGATTTCGGGTCTCACTGATGGCGGACTAGCCGAAAG GACCGGCGCACTGCACGTTGGAGACAGAATTCTCGCTATCAACGGACAGAGCCTTAGAGGAAAGCCACTCAGTGAAGCAATTCTCTTGCTCCAAAATTCTGGGGATGTGGTGACGCTGAAGATTTCAAAAACTACCATTGACCATG GGTTAGATCCTAGCAAGATCGAAAGACCAAAAGAG cctgagccaaCAAACTTCCTTAGCATGTATGGCACTCCCATACCCAGCGTGGATAGTGCTGTGGAGTCATGGGATAGCTATGGTGGCTTAGAAGGAATGTCTGGCAATGGATCTGCACAGAACAAACTTCCTGCTGTGGCCAACCAAGCAGCTAATGATGACACAG AACCATCAACAAGCTCACATGTGTCGACAACACAAGCTGTACCAAACCTCCCCGAGGACCTGGCACGCTGGGAAAAAGATGTCTGGGCACACCGCAGTCAGACTGAATCCTCATCGACCCCTGTCCCTCCACCTTCTGAAAGTGATCAAGATTGGTCTAAGGTCCTGGAGGATCTGGAGACATGTGGACAGTCCAAGCTGCTTCGTCAGATCGAACGCAGTATCATGGGAAGCCAGCAGTCCGTGAATCCGATTCCTCACGCTTCTAACCAAGCGGAGGATAATAAAGAATTGCAGTATGCACCTTTTGGGTTTCAAACACAACCAGACCAGGGCAACGCATCAACAGATTGCGAGTACCAGCCTTTTACTCTGTCACCATATGACAGCCAGGTAGAAGATTGTGCAATGGCATCTTACAGAAGGCAATTGCCACTTCCTATAGAGGTCCATAGGGTGACACTCTTCAAGGATACAGTATATGAAGATTTTGGCTTCAGCGTTTCTGATGGGCTCTACGAGAGGGGTGTTTTTGTTAACAGGATACGGCCTGGAGGTCCAGCAGATCTTGGTGGAATGCTTAAGCCATATGACAGAATACTGCAG GTAAACGACACAAAAACACACGACTTCGACTGCTGCCTCACAGTGCCTCTCATTGCTTCGTCTGGGGACTCCATCGAGCTTATTGTGAGCAGACCAGCATACACAAACATGTTCAGGATCCATGAAACGTTTGATCGAAGCACCCCAAGCCATGACACTGGACTTCATCCCTGGATCGATGACAACGATCGTGAAGATTGCTCTTCGCCCCAAGGCACACATAGGAATTCGCAAGTGCTTACAAAGACTTTGTGA
- the LOC135396402 gene encoding glutamate receptor-interacting protein 2-like isoform X2 — MCCEADDAPKCCCSCRCAREARARKTRFWGWLKKRLASTHRSSGISGDEGAYGHHHGRPQDVPLTLQKRLSFISEDKRGTSTVELVKKEGSTLGLILSGGIDKGAHPKIASLRPGSIVHRCDALAVGDRIVAVNGIRTSKLKHDEIVNLLKNAGQRVVLDIEYEIPVTAAESSICVCPKVIQVKLEKENGSFGFLIRGGACTEKLKSHPLTITHVRPGGPADRDGTIKSGDRLLAVDNINLHNASLNEAMLVLKQVERTALLTIEYDVSVMDAVRNASGPLLVEIDKTPGAQLGTTLTQLQQGDGTIVFDSIKQASIAERCGALHVGDQLLAIDGTRVDNMTPAEAMQLLKMSTGNMIRLEVLPISQIAMRKYHDARAAKSRASHRAQCYTNSEYNTLSSLGGRSSGYPPLPPQQTPSTPSSRRSRRSKNHHPDYLPSSSNTSVSSSYGIPPCSAASQLSHVEATQVIIYADHKGFGFALQGSTFTTELVSSPPVVNSIDARGPAEQTGVVQVGDRVLAVNCHSTEGMAVEEVTRLIQQSRPRVVLDIEFDVAESVIPSSGTFTVKLAKKGPGLGITITSPKNRRPGEPLLISDIKRGSVAHRTGTLQPGDRLLAIDSVRMDNCTIEDAAEILQGCEEVVKLRIRKDEAFCEPDATGTVVFTVELARHGGPLGITISGTEEPFDPIVISGLTDGGLAERTGALHVGDRILAINGQSLRGKPLSEAILLLQNSGDVVTLKISKTTIDHGLDPSKIERPKEPEPTNFLSMYGTPIPSVDSAVESWDSYGGLEGMSGNGSAQNKLPAVANQAANDDTEPSTSSHVSTTQAVPNLPEDLARWEKDVWAHRSQTESSSTPVPPPSESDQDWSKVLEDLETCGQSKLLRQIERSIMGSQQSVNPIPHASNQAEDNKELQYAPFGFQTQPDQGNASTDCEYQPFTLSPYDSQVEDCAMASYRRQLPLPIEVHRVTLFKDTVYEDFGFSVSDGLYERGVFVNRIRPGGPADLGGMLKPYDRILQVNDTKTHDFDCCLTVPLIASSGDSIELIVSRPAYTNMFRIHETFDRSTPSHDTGLHPWIDDNDREDCSSPQGTHRNSQVLTKTL, encoded by the exons gAGATGAGGGAGCATACGGGCATCACCATGGCCGTCCCCAAGATGTACCGCTCACTCTGCAGAAGCGACTTAGCTTCATAAGTG AAGACAAAAGGGGAACTTCCACAGTTGAGTTGGTCAAGAAGGAGGGCTCGACACTTGGTCTTATTTTATCAG GTGGTATTGACAAAGGTGCTCACCCAAAGATTGCGAGTTTGCGACCAGGAAGCATAGTCCATAG ATGCGATGCCCTGGCCGTGGGAGACCGCATCGTTGCTGTCAACGGAATACGCACCAGTAAGCTGAAGCATGATGAGATCGTCAACCTGCTGAAGAACGCTGGTCAAAGAGTGGTCTTGGACATAGAATACGAGATACCCGTCACTG CTGCAGAGTCGTCCATATGTGTCTGTCCAAAAGTAATCCAAGTGAAGTTAGAGAAAGAAAATGGAAGTTTTGGGTTTTTAATTCGTGGTGGTGCCTGCACAGAGAAGCTCAAGAGTCACCCCTTGACAATAACCCACGTTAGACCAGGAGGTCCTGCCGACAG GGATGGCACAATCAAGTCGGGGGACCGACTGTTAGCTGTCGACAACATCAATCTTCATAATGCATCGCTCAATGAAGCCATGCTTGTACTGAAACAGGTTGAAAGGACTGCACTACTCACCATTGAATATGATGTTTCTGTTATGG ATGCTGTCAGGAATGCTTCAGGCCCACTGCTCGTAGAGATTGACAAAACTCCCGGTGCGCAGCTGGGAACAACGTTGACGCAGCTGCAACAGGGGGATGGCACCATAGTTTTTGACAGCATCAAGCAGGCCAGTATAGCGGAGAG GTGTGGCGCACTTCACGTTGGTGACCAACTGCTGGCCATCGATGGCACAAGAGTGGACAACATGACACCTGCAGAGGCCATGCAATTGCTCAAGATGTCGACAGGCAACATGATCAGATTGGAGGTCCTACCAATCAGTCAGATTGCAATGCGGAAGTACCATGATGCTCGTGCAGCAAAAA GTCGAGCGTCGCATCGGGCTCAGTGCTATACTAATTCAGAATACAACACCCTGTCATCATTGGGTGGACGCTCTTCCGGTTACCCTCCACTTCCTCCTCAGCAGACTCCATCAACACCTTCGTCTCGCAGGAGCAGACGGTCCAAGAACCATCATCCTGACTATTTGCCAAGCTCTTCGAATA CATCGGTATCCTCTTCCTACGGCATCCCACCATGCAGTGCTGCTAGCCAGCTCAGCCATGTTGAAGCAACCCAAGTAATCATCTATGCTGATCATAAGGGTTTCGGCTTTGCCCTCCAAGGATCGACTTTCACAACGGAGCTTGTTTCATCGCCTCCAGTTGTCAACAGCATAGATGCCAGGGGCCCTGCTGAGCA GACAGGAGTTGTTCAAGTGGGAGACCGTGTGCTGGCCGTCAACTGCCACAGCACAGAAGGAATGGCCGTTGAAGAAGTCACCAGACTCATCCAGCAATCTAGGCCACGCGTAGTTCTCGACATCGAGTTTGATGTTGCAGAGTCTGTGATACCAAGCAGTGGCACATTCACTGTCAAACTGGCAAAGAAGGGGCCTGGACTCGGAATTACAATCACGT CACCTAAAAATCGCCGCCCAGGAGAACCTCTCTTGATATCAGACATCAAACGGGGAAGTGTCGCACACAGGACCGGCACTCTGCAACCAGGAGATCGTCTGCTGGCCATTGATTCAGTCAGAATGGATAATTGCACTATTGAAGACGCTGCAGAAATCCTGCAAGGATGTGAGGAGGTGGTCAAGCTCAGGATACGGAAGGACGAAGCTTTTTGTG AGCCAGATGCAACAGGAACTGTCGTGTTTACTGTTGAACTGGCGAGGCACGGAGGTCCGCTTGGAATCACAATTTCTGGCACAGAAGAACCATTTGATCCCATCGTGATTTCGGGTCTCACTGATGGCGGACTAGCCGAAAG GACCGGCGCACTGCACGTTGGAGACAGAATTCTCGCTATCAACGGACAGAGCCTTAGAGGAAAGCCACTCAGTGAAGCAATTCTCTTGCTCCAAAATTCTGGGGATGTGGTGACGCTGAAGATTTCAAAAACTACCATTGACCATG GGTTAGATCCTAGCAAGATCGAAAGACCAAAAGAG cctgagccaaCAAACTTCCTTAGCATGTATGGCACTCCCATACCCAGCGTGGATAGTGCTGTGGAGTCATGGGATAGCTATGGTGGCTTAGAAGGAATGTCTGGCAATGGATCTGCACAGAACAAACTTCCTGCTGTGGCCAACCAAGCAGCTAATGATGACACAG AACCATCAACAAGCTCACATGTGTCGACAACACAAGCTGTACCAAACCTCCCCGAGGACCTGGCACGCTGGGAAAAAGATGTCTGGGCACACCGCAGTCAGACTGAATCCTCATCGACCCCTGTCCCTCCACCTTCTGAAAGTGATCAAGATTGGTCTAAGGTCCTGGAGGATCTGGAGACATGTGGACAGTCCAAGCTGCTTCGTCAGATCGAACGCAGTATCATGGGAAGCCAGCAGTCCGTGAATCCGATTCCTCACGCTTCTAACCAAGCGGAGGATAATAAAGAATTGCAGTATGCACCTTTTGGGTTTCAAACACAACCAGACCAGGGCAACGCATCAACAGATTGCGAGTACCAGCCTTTTACTCTGTCACCATATGACAGCCAGGTAGAAGATTGTGCAATGGCATCTTACAGAAGGCAATTGCCACTTCCTATAGAGGTCCATAGGGTGACACTCTTCAAGGATACAGTATATGAAGATTTTGGCTTCAGCGTTTCTGATGGGCTCTACGAGAGGGGTGTTTTTGTTAACAGGATACGGCCTGGAGGTCCAGCAGATCTTGGTGGAATGCTTAAGCCATATGACAGAATACTGCAG GTAAACGACACAAAAACACACGACTTCGACTGCTGCCTCACAGTGCCTCTCATTGCTTCGTCTGGGGACTCCATCGAGCTTATTGTGAGCAGACCAGCATACACAAACATGTTCAGGATCCATGAAACGTTTGATCGAAGCACCCCAAGCCATGACACTGGACTTCATCCCTGGATCGATGACAACGATCGTGAAGATTGCTCTTCGCCCCAAGGCACACATAGGAATTCGCAAGTGCTTACAAAGACTTTGTGA
- the LOC135396401 gene encoding uncharacterized protein LOC135396401, giving the protein MAQLRIRCGFKPISGGEAYFRGSNQDKGRLLYESDHVSNVEEVVSEGNTTVSGKCVAQTSKTVYNVTVNIDSATRTIASAKCPCKAGVIGKCKHAAALVAFVNCCTFHSSTSMPQQWGRPPTSTLDKKHRLSELYPGGTQQGN; this is encoded by the exons ATGGCGCAGTTACGTATACGGTGCGGTTTTAAGCCCATCTCAGGGGGCGAAGCGTATTTCAGAGGCAGTAACCAAGATAAAGGTAGACTTCTGTACGAGTCCGACCATGTGTCGAACGTGGAAGAGGTTGTCTCCGAGGGAAATACGACTGTTTCAGGGAAGTGTGTCGCACAAACGAGCAAGACAGTCTACAACGTCACCGTAAAT ATAGATTCAGCTACACGGACTATCGCAAGTGCAAAATGCCCATGTAAAGCAGGAGTCATCGGGAAGTGCAAACACGCCGCTGCACTTGTGGCGTTCGTTAACTGCTGCACATTCCACTCAAGCACTTCAATGCCTCAGCAGTGGGGACGGCCTCCAACTTCGACGCTTGATAAAAAGCACAGATTAAGTGAATTGTATCCAG gTGGTACACAGCAAGGAAACTGA
- the LOC135396402 gene encoding glutamate receptor-interacting protein 1-like isoform X3 encodes MPSWSSGCLRTSQKHERDEGAYGHHHGRPQDVPLTLQKRLSFISEDKRGTSTVELVKKEGSTLGLILSGGIDKGAHPKIASLRPGSIVHRCDALAVGDRIVAVNGIRTSKLKHDEIVNLLKNAGQRVVLDIEYEIPVTAAESSICVCPKVIQVKLEKENGSFGFLIRGGACTEKLKSHPLTITHVRPGGPADRDGTIKSGDRLLAVDNINLHNASLNEAMLVLKQVERTALLTIEYDVSVMDAVRNASGPLLVEIDKTPGAQLGTTLTQLQQGDGTIVFDSIKQASIAERCGALHVGDQLLAIDGTRVDNMTPAEAMQLLKMSTGNMIRLEVLPISQIAMRKYHDARAAKSRASHRAQCYTNSEYNTLSSLGGRSSGYPPLPPQQTPSTPSSRRSRRSKNHHPDYLPSSSNTSVSSSYGIPPCSAASQLSHVEATQVIIYADHKGFGFALQGSTFTTELVSSPPVVNSIDARGPAEQTGVVQVGDRVLAVNCHSTEGMAVEEVTRLIQQSRPRVVLDIEFDVAESVIPSSGTFTVKLAKKGPGLGITITSPKNRRPGEPLLISDIKRGSVAHRTGTLQPGDRLLAIDSVRMDNCTIEDAAEILQGCEEVVKLRIRKDEAFCEEPDATGTVVFTVELARHGGPLGITISGTEEPFDPIVISGLTDGGLAERTGALHVGDRILAINGQSLRGKPLSEAILLLQNSGDVVTLKISKTTIDHGLDPSKIERPKEPEPTNFLSMYGTPIPSVDSAVESWDSYGGLEGMSGNGSAQNKLPAVANQAANDDTEPSTSSHVSTTQAVPNLPEDLARWEKDVWAHRSQTESSSTPVPPPSESDQDWSKVLEDLETCGQSKLLRQIERSIMGSQQSVNPIPHASNQAEDNKELQYAPFGFQTQPDQGNASTDCEYQPFTLSPYDSQVEDCAMASYRRQLPLPIEVHRVTLFKDTVYEDFGFSVSDGLYERGVFVNRIRPGGPADLGGMLKPYDRILQVNDTKTHDFDCCLTVPLIASSGDSIELIVSRPAYTNMFRIHETFDRSTPSHDTGLHPWIDDNDREDCSSPQGTHRNSQVLTKTL; translated from the exons gAGATGAGGGAGCATACGGGCATCACCATGGCCGTCCCCAAGATGTACCGCTCACTCTGCAGAAGCGACTTAGCTTCATAAGTG AAGACAAAAGGGGAACTTCCACAGTTGAGTTGGTCAAGAAGGAGGGCTCGACACTTGGTCTTATTTTATCAG GTGGTATTGACAAAGGTGCTCACCCAAAGATTGCGAGTTTGCGACCAGGAAGCATAGTCCATAG ATGCGATGCCCTGGCCGTGGGAGACCGCATCGTTGCTGTCAACGGAATACGCACCAGTAAGCTGAAGCATGATGAGATCGTCAACCTGCTGAAGAACGCTGGTCAAAGAGTGGTCTTGGACATAGAATACGAGATACCCGTCACTG CTGCAGAGTCGTCCATATGTGTCTGTCCAAAAGTAATCCAAGTGAAGTTAGAGAAAGAAAATGGAAGTTTTGGGTTTTTAATTCGTGGTGGTGCCTGCACAGAGAAGCTCAAGAGTCACCCCTTGACAATAACCCACGTTAGACCAGGAGGTCCTGCCGACAG GGATGGCACAATCAAGTCGGGGGACCGACTGTTAGCTGTCGACAACATCAATCTTCATAATGCATCGCTCAATGAAGCCATGCTTGTACTGAAACAGGTTGAAAGGACTGCACTACTCACCATTGAATATGATGTTTCTGTTATGG ATGCTGTCAGGAATGCTTCAGGCCCACTGCTCGTAGAGATTGACAAAACTCCCGGTGCGCAGCTGGGAACAACGTTGACGCAGCTGCAACAGGGGGATGGCACCATAGTTTTTGACAGCATCAAGCAGGCCAGTATAGCGGAGAG GTGTGGCGCACTTCACGTTGGTGACCAACTGCTGGCCATCGATGGCACAAGAGTGGACAACATGACACCTGCAGAGGCCATGCAATTGCTCAAGATGTCGACAGGCAACATGATCAGATTGGAGGTCCTACCAATCAGTCAGATTGCAATGCGGAAGTACCATGATGCTCGTGCAGCAAAAA GTCGAGCGTCGCATCGGGCTCAGTGCTATACTAATTCAGAATACAACACCCTGTCATCATTGGGTGGACGCTCTTCCGGTTACCCTCCACTTCCTCCTCAGCAGACTCCATCAACACCTTCGTCTCGCAGGAGCAGACGGTCCAAGAACCATCATCCTGACTATTTGCCAAGCTCTTCGAATA CATCGGTATCCTCTTCCTACGGCATCCCACCATGCAGTGCTGCTAGCCAGCTCAGCCATGTTGAAGCAACCCAAGTAATCATCTATGCTGATCATAAGGGTTTCGGCTTTGCCCTCCAAGGATCGACTTTCACAACGGAGCTTGTTTCATCGCCTCCAGTTGTCAACAGCATAGATGCCAGGGGCCCTGCTGAGCA GACAGGAGTTGTTCAAGTGGGAGACCGTGTGCTGGCCGTCAACTGCCACAGCACAGAAGGAATGGCCGTTGAAGAAGTCACCAGACTCATCCAGCAATCTAGGCCACGCGTAGTTCTCGACATCGAGTTTGATGTTGCAGAGTCTGTGATACCAAGCAGTGGCACATTCACTGTCAAACTGGCAAAGAAGGGGCCTGGACTCGGAATTACAATCACGT CACCTAAAAATCGCCGCCCAGGAGAACCTCTCTTGATATCAGACATCAAACGGGGAAGTGTCGCACACAGGACCGGCACTCTGCAACCAGGAGATCGTCTGCTGGCCATTGATTCAGTCAGAATGGATAATTGCACTATTGAAGACGCTGCAGAAATCCTGCAAGGATGTGAGGAGGTGGTCAAGCTCAGGATACGGAAGGACGAAGCTTTTTGTG AAGAGCCAGATGCAACAGGAACTGTCGTGTTTACTGTTGAACTGGCGAGGCACGGAGGTCCGCTTGGAATCACAATTTCTGGCACAGAAGAACCATTTGATCCCATCGTGATTTCGGGTCTCACTGATGGCGGACTAGCCGAAAG GACCGGCGCACTGCACGTTGGAGACAGAATTCTCGCTATCAACGGACAGAGCCTTAGAGGAAAGCCACTCAGTGAAGCAATTCTCTTGCTCCAAAATTCTGGGGATGTGGTGACGCTGAAGATTTCAAAAACTACCATTGACCATG GGTTAGATCCTAGCAAGATCGAAAGACCAAAAGAG cctgagccaaCAAACTTCCTTAGCATGTATGGCACTCCCATACCCAGCGTGGATAGTGCTGTGGAGTCATGGGATAGCTATGGTGGCTTAGAAGGAATGTCTGGCAATGGATCTGCACAGAACAAACTTCCTGCTGTGGCCAACCAAGCAGCTAATGATGACACAG AACCATCAACAAGCTCACATGTGTCGACAACACAAGCTGTACCAAACCTCCCCGAGGACCTGGCACGCTGGGAAAAAGATGTCTGGGCACACCGCAGTCAGACTGAATCCTCATCGACCCCTGTCCCTCCACCTTCTGAAAGTGATCAAGATTGGTCTAAGGTCCTGGAGGATCTGGAGACATGTGGACAGTCCAAGCTGCTTCGTCAGATCGAACGCAGTATCATGGGAAGCCAGCAGTCCGTGAATCCGATTCCTCACGCTTCTAACCAAGCGGAGGATAATAAAGAATTGCAGTATGCACCTTTTGGGTTTCAAACACAACCAGACCAGGGCAACGCATCAACAGATTGCGAGTACCAGCCTTTTACTCTGTCACCATATGACAGCCAGGTAGAAGATTGTGCAATGGCATCTTACAGAAGGCAATTGCCACTTCCTATAGAGGTCCATAGGGTGACACTCTTCAAGGATACAGTATATGAAGATTTTGGCTTCAGCGTTTCTGATGGGCTCTACGAGAGGGGTGTTTTTGTTAACAGGATACGGCCTGGAGGTCCAGCAGATCTTGGTGGAATGCTTAAGCCATATGACAGAATACTGCAG GTAAACGACACAAAAACACACGACTTCGACTGCTGCCTCACAGTGCCTCTCATTGCTTCGTCTGGGGACTCCATCGAGCTTATTGTGAGCAGACCAGCATACACAAACATGTTCAGGATCCATGAAACGTTTGATCGAAGCACCCCAAGCCATGACACTGGACTTCATCCCTGGATCGATGACAACGATCGTGAAGATTGCTCTTCGCCCCAAGGCACACATAGGAATTCGCAAGTGCTTACAAAGACTTTGTGA